In a genomic window of Mycolicibacterium neoaurum VKM Ac-1815D:
- a CDS encoding PAS domain-containing protein, whose amino-acid sequence MDHDWLLVETLGDEPAIVAQGSRTKNLVPISTFLRRNPHLMAIQSAIGETLRAGQALTSITPKNDRVIRTEVVHMSDGVIHGVHLWIGEPGADPPDRPVPGPLKWDLTAGIATDTAESLYNAGRDASVEATQGRAFAEDLPARALNPNESKVLSMVIRAKPGHVLCSTWNVTDFRGEPITVGFVARAISEEQDDGSERLICRAMNWRSLVEGPVVRPDDLAQRILNGLAAPGVHRAIVDLNHWRLLKWLDKPCPFFDWRAGEQGETVLHPGDERHVLAMAQEFVDGPTARVLRLPAHGGGFTPIHVTVNRIELDDDTYAALMSMRLPTDEEIAAAEQEATAVEGAQSGTRAALKSLLRLRKITGQTD is encoded by the coding sequence ATGGACCACGACTGGCTGCTCGTGGAGACACTGGGTGACGAACCCGCGATCGTCGCCCAGGGATCGAGGACCAAGAACCTGGTCCCGATCAGTACTTTTCTCCGCCGTAACCCGCACCTGATGGCCATCCAATCGGCGATCGGCGAGACGCTGCGTGCCGGTCAGGCGCTGACCAGCATCACCCCCAAGAACGACCGCGTGATCCGCACCGAGGTGGTGCACATGTCCGACGGGGTGATCCACGGCGTACACCTCTGGATCGGCGAACCCGGCGCCGACCCGCCGGACCGGCCGGTACCCGGACCGCTGAAATGGGATCTGACGGCCGGAATCGCCACGGACACTGCGGAATCGCTGTACAACGCGGGCCGGGACGCCAGCGTCGAGGCAACCCAGGGCCGCGCCTTCGCCGAGGATCTGCCGGCCAGGGCTCTCAATCCCAACGAATCGAAGGTGTTGTCCATGGTGATCCGGGCCAAGCCCGGTCATGTGCTGTGCAGCACGTGGAACGTCACCGATTTCCGGGGTGAGCCGATCACCGTGGGTTTCGTGGCCAGGGCGATCTCCGAGGAGCAGGACGACGGCAGCGAACGGTTGATATGCCGAGCGATGAACTGGCGCAGCCTCGTCGAGGGGCCGGTGGTGCGACCCGACGATCTGGCGCAACGGATTCTCAACGGCCTTGCCGCGCCCGGCGTGCACCGGGCGATCGTCGACCTCAACCACTGGCGGCTGCTCAAATGGCTGGACAAGCCGTGCCCGTTCTTCGACTGGCGGGCCGGCGAGCAGGGCGAAACCGTCCTGCATCCCGGCGACGAACGCCACGTCCTGGCAATGGCACAGGAATTCGTTGACGGGCCGACCGCCCGGGTACTGCGACTGCCCGCCCACGGCGGCGGGTTCACCCCCATCCACGTCACCGTGAATCGCATCGAACTCGACGACGACACCTACGCGGCACTGATGTCGATGCGGTTGCCCACCGACGAGGAGATCGCCGCCGCCGAGCAGGAGGCGACCGCGGTCGAGGGTGCACAGTCAGGCACTCGTGCGGCACTCAAATCGCTGCTGCGGCTGCGCAAGATCACCGGCCAGACGGACTGA
- a CDS encoding Rv3654c family TadE-like protein, translating to MRWRWPSSSGEDRGSATLIATALMVVLLTVTVGVLVLGSVVVARHRAQSGADLAALAGAASVPAGHQSACTAAQAVAESNHVTVVECAVHGLDVVVSVTATTVLPGRSARAEARAGPADGVLSPSGR from the coding sequence ATGCGGTGGCGATGGCCGAGCAGTTCCGGTGAGGACCGTGGCTCGGCGACGTTGATCGCGACCGCGCTGATGGTCGTGCTGCTCACGGTGACCGTCGGGGTGCTGGTGCTCGGCTCGGTGGTGGTGGCACGCCACCGCGCGCAATCGGGGGCCGATCTGGCCGCGCTCGCGGGCGCCGCATCGGTGCCCGCCGGTCACCAGAGTGCCTGCACGGCAGCACAAGCCGTCGCCGAATCGAACCATGTCACGGTGGTCGAGTGCGCTGTGCACGGGCTGGATGTGGTGGTCAGCGTCACGGCCACCACCGTGCTGCCAGGCCGAAGCGCCCGGGCGGAGGCCAGGGCGGGGCCTGCCGATGGTGTTCTCAGTCCGTCTGGCCGGTGA